One segment of Monomorium pharaonis isolate MP-MQ-018 chromosome 6, ASM1337386v2, whole genome shotgun sequence DNA contains the following:
- the LOC105831022 gene encoding phosphatidate cytidylyltransferase, mitochondrial, with product MMEKLVRVPQLRQLLGEFPGNMKFCFAYGSGAFKQLNNNDENNMLDLIFVMRNANKWHAENLSRNPKHYAQPLRFLGSKVITNVQEGSGAKVFYNTLVTTSEGQLIKYGVISEVSLVEDLLDWSDLYLAGRLHKPVKVLVEPDENSQLRTALVQNLHSAVHAALLLLPEHFTEVDFFKKISSLSYHGDFRMIFGENKDKISNIVLPQLQHFKQLYAPILKHFDNYVDIPISDHMTVTCHQDICPATKIHHLNHLPRTPQVKLVRAWSHGPRSKDTEDCLRAIAHDPECCDILEQCLRDIVWRSSVTQSLKGIVTAGIVKSVKYSGAKIIKMLQSSPSLPKPDPDKINKIVETVVQKTEPKNTEKRIE from the coding sequence ATGATGGAGAAACTTGTGAGGGTGCCGCAACTGAGGCAGTTACTCGGGGAGTTTCCCGGGAACATGAAATTCTGTTTTGCTTATGGATCAGGTGCGTTTAAACAACTCAACAACAATGACGAAAACAACATGTTGGATCTCATATTTGTCATGCGCAATGCCAACAAATGGCACGCAGAGAATCTATCACGAAATCCCAAGCACTACGCTCAGCCGTTGAGATTCCTTGGCTCCAAAGTGATTACAAATGTTCAGGAGGGCTCGGGCGCTAAGGTGTTCTACAATACGCTGGTGACGACGAGTGAGGGCCAGCTCATCAAGTACGGAGTGATTTCCGAGGTTTCGTTGGTGGAGGATCTATTAGATTGGAGCGATCTGTACTTGGCAGGCAGACTGCACAAACCGGTTAAAGTGTTGGTGGAGCCAGACGAGAACTCTCAGCTGCGTACTGCTCTGGTGCAGAACCTACACTCGGCAGTGCACGCGGCTCTGCTGCTGCTACCTGAGCATTTCACGGAGGTTGACTTTTTCAAGAAGATCAGTAGCCTGTCTTACCATGGCGACTTTCGCATGATCTTCGGCGAGAATAAAGACAAGATCAGCAATATTGTGCTGCCGCAGTTGCAGCATTTCAAGCAGCTGTACGCGCCGATCCTGAAACACTTTGACAACTACGTAGATATCCCGATCTCGGATCACATGACTGTCACGTGTCATCAGGACATCTGTCCGGCGACCAAGATCCACCATTTGAATCATTTGCCGAGAACGCCACAGGTTAAACTGGTCAGGGCGTGGTCGCACGGCCCGAGATCGAAAGACACGGAGGATTGCTTGCGTGCGATCGCACACGACCCTGAGTGTTGTGACATATTGGAGCAGTGCTTGAGAGATATCGTTTGGAGATCGAGCGTGACGCAGAGCCTAAAGGGAATCGTGACTGCGGGGATTGTAAAGTCCGTTAAGTACAGCGGCGccaagataattaaaatgttacagtCAAGTCCCAGTTTACCTAAGCCCGATCcagataaaatcaataaaatagtCGAGACTGTCGTGCAGAAGACAGAGCCTAAGAACACTGAGAAACGCAtcgagtaa
- the LOC105831021 gene encoding protein starmaker, whose product MTAMESDSESQDSDDGRRFRFEATRKDSVAPVITADRTRTPKRNKLSQHDKSYRDRKERSKYESSSKTTDDKDLRHSTKHSKHDSRNSKQEDNKNSHRESRSGFATNGRGGSRNSSGGDARERSRGDLKRQSDRDRSIHRPQRSREHSHERNHHDERASSDKHRGSRYHERHKHHSRDRSRDRSYQSSRVKPDDHRSRDDHGRHDSSRKRLSKENRLQNPRDYSSPKNVERERSHSETRSSENTKKDSSIEAQDGKDLDLSQFDVLSETDENMSDDRDSEDRTSSPHLCDMKTRDFEIRSESRAIKRKNDDVAGDRKREELKVKRRSYDLASSSSNNNPSAVSDSLHSAATFLVTRETCMDSEREKSEYCEEERLLVRDSNFECSSSGEKYLCSDASNEIRSEKNMDQTVRTYGPLLPPEFSSDDNKLDSEMFHENKINDDTDGKSMNFIGPCLPPRLNDRQSIEREDATDAPTTAEAVFGPALPPHLLQREQKNDSRDRIIGPVLPTDCGISESRGDSTAYPESDDDSAIGPLPADHPALRTSHVHEQLDLRAQRIRNEKYSEEIDDGNKREEWMTELPPAQAVNLGLGPRKFRLRDGPDMSDRSCWTDTPAKKAWKQRDSESKRQSEKKHINEFHKKDTDKNRKCEKSLLEMHQSKIAKKKKKEEKEAKQTGISTRRPFDRDIDLQVNRFDQVQKKTVLMKAQLLDDRFSRGQI is encoded by the exons ATGACAGCGATGGAATCTGATTCCGAGAGTCAAGATAGCGACGACGGACGGCGGTTTCGTTTCGAGGCTACGCGCAAAGATTCGGTCGCGCCCGTGATTACCGCGGACCGAACGAGGACGCCTAAGAGGAATAAATTATCCCAACATGACAAGAGTTACCGGGACAGGAAGGAACGATCCAAGTACGAGAGTAGTAGCAAAACGACGGACGATAAGGATCTTAGACACTCCACGAAGCACTCGAAGCACGACTCGAGAAACTCGAAGCAAGAGGATAACAAAAATTCGCACAGGGAGAGCAGATCTGGATTCGCCACGAACGGCAGGGGAGGTTCCAGAAATTCCAGCGGGGGTGacgcgagagagagatcgcGAGGTGACTTGAAACGACAGTCGGACAGAGATCGAAGCATCCATCGACCGCAACGTTCGCGGGAGCATTCGCATGAGAGGAATCATCACGACGAGCGAGCGTCGAGCGACAAACACAGAGGAAGTCGATATCACGAAAGGCACAAGCATCATTCTCGCGACAGGAGTCGAGACAGATCTTATCAGTCGAGCAGAGTTAAGCCCGATGATCATCGGTCGCGAGACGATCACGGAAGACACGATTCCTCTAGGAAAAGATTGTCAAAGGAGAACAGGTTGCAAAATCCAAGGGACTATTCCTCGCCTAAGAACGTCGAGCGAGAGCGCAGTCACAGCGAGACTCGCTCGAGTGAGAATACCAAGAAGGATTCTTCGATAGAGGCGCAAGACGGCAAGGATTTGGATCTGTCGCAATTTGACGTCTTATCGGAGACCGACGAGAACATGTCTGACGACCGAGATTCCGAGGACCGAACGTCATCTCCGCACTTATGTGACATGAAAACTCGCGATTTCGAAATTCGGTCGGAAAGTCGCGCGATAAAGCGAAAAAATGACGACGTAGCCGGCGACAGAAAACGGGAGGAATTAAAGGTAAAGAGAAGGAGCTACGATCTGGCATCTAGTTCCAGTAATAATAATCCTAGTGCCGTTTCAGATTCCTTACACAGCGCCGCGACGTTCTTGGTAACGAGAGAGACTTGTATGGACTCTGAGAGAGAAAAGTCTGAGTATTGTGAAGAGGAGAGATTACTTGTTCGCGATAGTAATTTTGAATGTTCTAGCTCGGGGGAAAAGTATTTATGTTCTGATGCTTCGAACGAAATACGATCGGAGAAAAATATGGACCAAACCGTGCGCACCTATGGTCCGCTTTTACCACCGGAGTTCTCATCTGACGATAATAAACTTGATTCTGAGATGtttcatgaaaataaaatcaacGATGATACCGATGGAAAAAGTATGAATTTTATTGGACCTTGTTTGCCACCTCGGTTAAATGATCGTCAAAGCATAGAGCGAGAAGACGCAACAGATGCTCCTACTACGGCGGAAGCTGTTTTCGGGCCAGCACTGCCACCACATTTGCTACAACGAGAACAGAAGAACGATTCGCGGGATAGAATTATCGGTCCTGTACTGCCTACGGACTGTGGCATTTCCGAATCGCGTGGAGACTCGACTGCGTATCCGGAATCCGATGACGATTCTGCGATAGGTCCTCTCCCCGCGGATCACCCAGCTTTGAGAACTAGCCACGTACACGAACAGTTGGATTTGAGAGCACAAAGGAtcagaaatgaaaaatattcggaagag ATTGATGACGGAAATAAACGTGAAGAATGGATGACTGAGTTACCACCCGCACAAGCTGTTAATCTTGGATTAGGTCCACGTAAATTCAGGCTTCGGGATGGTCCAGATATGTCAGACAGATCATGTTGGACTGACACACCAGCAAAAAAAGCTTGGAAACAGAGGGACTcg GAATCAAAAAGACAATCCgagaaaaaacatataaatgaaTTTCATAAGAAGGATACagataaaaacagaaaatgtGAGAAATCGTTATTAGAAATGCACCAAAGCAAGATCGCCAAGAAAAAGAAG aaagaagaaaaagaagcgaAACAAACTGGAATATCGACGAGAAGGCCATTCGATAGAGACATTGATTTGCAAGTTAATCGATTTGATCAGGTGCAAAAAAAGACTGTCCTGATGAAAGCACAGCTCCTCGACGATAGGTTCTCGCGTGGGCAAATTTAA
- the LOC105831023 gene encoding E3 ubiquitin-protein ligase RNF13 — protein MRHCCLNHQVLLWLICLIFYTTHSSADILVFSAVARHQIEEEFRDMPAKFGGIIPPEGIKGMVVYSDPPTACRKIQPPPNDTDYNSNWIVLIRRYNCSFELKVRMAQEAGYDAAIIHNVNSNELEPMSAKDPVGIMIPSVFVSDITGVVIKENYLYDQLYFVLINDDLPFNINTHLLLPFAIVVGICFLIIVIFMIVRCIKDRRRQRRHRLPNSSLKKIPTHKYTKGDPYETCAICLDDYIEGEKLRVLPCAHAYHSKCIDPWLTKNRRVCPVCKRKVFAADEQVVTDESDSDDDTAPLIRDGHQGTQGGTFTRQRENPFNRARRSQARHDSSSSDNSSDSEQSYVTTEDGVSTSAGEPSNVTVFMVSDTHSINGETQELERSSSSTNPHTVSLYADAQEFPAPVVQIAPTRRGIMANSVMPNSDYYIETSDSNASVTASSNRNDVIT, from the exons ATGCGTCACTGTTGCTTGAACCACCAAGTCCTGTTGTGGCTTATCTGTCTTATTTTCTACACTACGCACAGCAGTGCAGATATCTTAGTGTTTTCTGCAGTGGCGAGACACCAAATCGAAGAGGAGTTTCGCGATATGCCGGCCAAGTTTGGGGGAATAATACCACCGGAAGGCATTAAG GGTATGGTAGTTTATTCTGACCCTCCCACTGCGTGCCGCAAGATACAACCTCCCCCAAACGATACCGATTACAATAGTAATTGGATAGTGCTGATACGACGTTACAACTGCAGCTTTGAACTGAAGGTTCGAATGGCACAAGAAGCTGGATACGATGCCGcaattatacataatgtaaACAGCAATGAATTAG agCCGATGTCGGCGAAAGATCCTGTAGGAATTATGATACCGTCTGTCTTTGTTAGCGACATCACAGGAGTTGTTATCAAGGAAAATTACTTATACGATCAACTATATTTTGTATTGATTAACGACGATCTGCCGTTCAATATCAATACTCATTTGCTCTTACCTTTTGCTATTGTTGTTGggatatgttttttaattatagttatcTTTATG ATTGTTAGATGCATAAAGGACAGAAGGCGACAGCGAAGACACCGGCTACCTAATTCTAGCTTAAAAAAGATTCCTACACACAAGTATACAAAGGGTGATCCGTATGAGACATGTGCCATTTGTTTGGACGATTACATAGAAGGAGAAAAATTACGAGTTTTACCGTGTGCACACG CTTATCATTCAAAATGTATTGACCCATGGTTGACAAAAAATAGAAGAGTTTGTCCAGTCTGCAAAAGGAAGGTTTTTGCAGCTGACGAACAAGTCGTTACTGACGAGAGCGACTCGGATGATGATACAGCACCTCTCATTCGCGACGGCCACCAAG GTACGCAAGGGGGAACGTTTACGCGGCAGAGAGAGAATCCTTTTAACAGAGCTAGAAGATCACAGGCTAGACATGATAGTAGTTCTAGCGACAATAGTTCCGATTCTGAGCAGTCCTATGTTACCACCGAGGATGGCGTTAGTACTAGCGCTGGTGAACCATCCAATGTTACCGTTTTTATGGTGTCCGATACGCATAGCATAAACG GTGAAACGCAGGAGTTGGAACGTTCATCCAGTAGTACCAATCCGCACACGGTGAGTTTATACGCGGATGCTCAAGAATTTCCAGCACCTGTTGTTCAAATTGCACCGACACGACGCGGGATTATGGCAAATTCCGTGATGCCGAATTCCGATTATTACATCGAAACTTCGGATAGTAATGCGTCGGTAACGGCCAGTTCCAACAGAAACGATGTTATTACGTAA
- the LOC114254395 gene encoding uncharacterized protein LOC114254395 — translation MNLGAPHWEFASLGRGTTTTTTKKVLFRCFRIRSSSIHATSSRASRAATAAGVVALTRRWRTTPGTAGTATATTTAAAATASASGREGTNRPTRDTRWWCKRCRWRGRRKKRKRRWWIPTNASRCCCCCRRRRENSSPVSSSSSPQPPQQLRLSQSPPSRSAVVRWSRGTSKGPANPDRSGRHLGDWSGIRTSGADIIEQRGYPGEWSLGDRATARIIVARVCPSPSTRRRGTRTRKETETKRERCDRERRYVKARSPVQKGVDVYSCSTVEEREGDKNLARVIEWRKNISDISPWERLEAEPFQRPPCAALLAPCLDGRTGNNGSKVTGRIVDGIPGARGIECRGTERVPRGGPQISWQRCGASCSSPAALLRIIYSTSPPTRVIFFVIGRRARYRGGEGSSGSEKIGRLFSWWRARHVVTALCGHVRARRQSGTSTRRSATTTAGRRGR, via the coding sequence ATGAACCTCGGTGCCCCGCATTGGGAGTTTGCGAGCCTCGGCAGGGGgactacgacgacgacgacgaagaagGTGCTGTTCAGGTGCTTTCGCATCAGGTCGTCCTCGATACACGCAACGTCGTCGCGCGCGTCGAGAGCTGCCACCGCCGCCGGCGTCGTCGCGCTTACTCGGAGGTGGCGCACAACACCTGGCACAGCGGGgacagcaacagcaacaacaacagcagcagcagcaacagcatcAGCATCAGGGAGAGAAGGCACCAACAGGCCGACGAGAGACACGAGGTGGTGGTGCAAGAGGTGCAGGTGGCGCGGCAGAAGGAAGAAACGGAAGCGGAGGTGGTGGATTCCTACGAACGCATCGcgttgctgttgttgctgtcGCCGTCGTCGAGAGAACTCCTCACCtgtatcgtcgtcgtcgtcgccgcaaCCACCGCAGCAGCTGCGACTGTCGCAGTCGCCGCCGTCTCGGTCGGCCGTGGTACGCTGGTCCAGGGGAACTTCTAAGGGCCCCGCCAACCCGGACCGCTCAGGCAGGCACCTGGGCGACTGGTCCGGGATACGTACGAGCGGGGCTGACATCATCGAACAGCGGGGATATCCCGGTGAGTGGTCGCTCGGCGACCGAGCGACGGCGCGGATTATCGTGGCGCGAGTTTGCCCGTCACCCTCGACGAGGCGACGAGGGACGCGAACGAGAAAAGAAACGGAAACGAAAAGGGAACGTTGCGATCGAGAGCGGAGATACGTCAAGGCTCGATCACCCGTCCAGAAAGGCGTTGACGTGTACAGTTGCAGCACAGTGGAGGAGAGGGAGGGTGACAAAAATCTGGCGCGAGTTATCGAGTGGCGGAAGAATATCTCCGATATATCTCCGTGGGAACGTTTGGAAGCGGAACCGTTTCAACGGCCACCTTGCGCAGCGTTGCTGGCGCCGTGCCTCGACGGACGTACCGGAAATAACGGTAGTAAGGTCACAGGTCGCATCGTGGACGGCATTCCGGGTGCACGAGGAATCGAGTGTCGGGGAACAGAGCGCGTGCCGAGAGGCGGGCCTCAGATTTCGTGGCAGCGATGCGGGGCCTCCTGCAGCAGCCCGGCTGCATTACTACGGATCATCTACAGCACGAGTCCACCGACGCGAGTCATCTTTTTTGTCATCGGCCGACGTGCGCGATACCGAGGGGGAGAAGGGAGCAGTGGCAGCGAAAAGATCGGTCGGTTGTTCTCGTGGTGGAGAGCGAGGCACGTCGTCACGGCGTTGTGCGGCCACGTACGTGCGCGGCGACAGTCGGGAACGTCGACGAGGAGgagcgcgacgacgacggcagGACGTCGGGGACGTTAG
- the LOC105831020 gene encoding COP9 signalosome complex subunit 6 encodes MEVDVPEENTNEQSAMEIDEDTSERNPRVSGSVKVMASSGTIGSVSISLHPLVIMNVSEHWTRLRAQEGSDQLVYGALIGKQKGRNIEIMNSFELLFTCIGDDVIIDRDYYNTKEEQFKQVFSEMDFLGWYTTGDMPTEKDIRVHKQLCEINESPVLLKLDPRPKNTEHLSVSMYESVIDLVNGEATMLFVPLTYTLATEEAERIGVDHVQRMCNNDQGECSVVAEHLTAQHSAIKMLHARVKLVLRYVQAVQSGELKGNHEVLRAACSLSHRLPVLNNPKFKADFYNQCNDFGLMTYLGIITKGCNNINQFVNKFNILYDRQGVGRRLRSLFF; translated from the exons ATGGAGGTCGACGTGCCTGAAGAAAATACAAACGAACAATCGGCGATGGAGATCGATGAGGACACCTCCGAGAGGAACCCGAGGGTGTCCGGGAGCGTCAAAGTCATGGCCTCTTCGGGCACTATCGGCTCCGTGTCCATCAGTTTGCATCCGCTGGTAATCATGAACGTCAGCGAACACTGGACCAGGCTCAGAGCTCAGGAGGGCAGCGACCAGTTGG TGTACGGTGCTCTGATCGGTAAGCAGAAAGGTCGCAACATAGAGATTATGAACTCCTTTGAATTGCTGTTCACGTGTATTGGCGACGACGTTATAATCGATAGGGATTATTATAACACAAAGGAGGAACAGTTTAAGCAAGTCTTCAGTGAAATGGACTTTTTGGGCTGGTATACTACTGGTGATATGCCTACTGAGAAAGACATTAGAGTGCACAAGCAGCTTTGCGAAATTAATGAAAGTCCCGTGTTACTGAAACTGGATCCAAGACCAAAAAACACAGAG CACTTGTCAGTCTCTATGTACGAATCAGTGATCGACTTGGTTAATGGTGAGGCTACCATGTTATTCGTTCCATTAACTTACACATTAGCCACAGAGGAAGCCGAAAGAATTGGAGTAGATCACGTACAAAGGATGTGTAATAACGATCAGGGTGAATGCTCAGTAG TGGCTGAGCACTTAACAGCTCAGCACAGTGCcattaaaatgttacatgCGAGAGTGAAACTTGTTCTGAGATATGTGCAAGCGGTGCAGAGTGGAGAATTGAAGGGAAACCACGAGGTTCTTCGAGCGGCTTGCTCTCTGAGTCATCGACTGCCTGTTTTGAACAATCCGAAATTTAAGGCTGACTTTTATAAT CAATGTAATGATTTTGGCTTGATGACGTATCTCGGTATCATAACTAAGGgctgtaataatataaatcaatttgtaaacaaatttaatatcctGTACGATAGACAAGGCGTAGGACGACGTCTAAGGAGTCTCTTCTTTTGA